Proteins from a genomic interval of Vreelandella profundi:
- a CDS encoding NADP-dependent oxidoreductase, translating to MQSRFYTLTAYPNGLPDRSLFALETQTLPDLAQGEVRIRNHWLSVDPYMRGRMSGVRTYVEPFEIGKPMEGGAIGEVIESNDSHLKVGDKVSHMGGWRDIAQLPAEGLTPLPENDVPEQAYLGVLGMPGMTAWTGLNLIAECKPGDNVLVSAASGAVGSLAVQLAKAKGCHVVGIAGAAHKLAWLESLGVEPVSYQNRTAQELSDAIKLACPNGIDVYYENVGGICLEAALSQLNEGARIAVCGMIDSYNAEAPAPGPSNLSQLLIRKAKMQGFIVSDHWSSYPYFLNEVTPQVEAGKLVYKETIKEGLESTPDAFLALFEGGNTGKMLVKL from the coding sequence ATGCAGTCGCGCTTTTACACGCTTACCGCTTATCCCAACGGCCTGCCCGACCGCTCTCTGTTCGCGCTTGAGACGCAAACGCTGCCTGATCTTGCCCAAGGCGAAGTGCGTATTCGCAACCACTGGTTGTCTGTTGATCCCTACATGCGTGGTCGCATGAGCGGTGTGCGCACCTATGTCGAACCGTTTGAAATTGGCAAACCGATGGAAGGCGGTGCGATTGGCGAGGTTATCGAGTCCAACGATTCACACCTTAAGGTCGGTGATAAAGTCAGTCACATGGGCGGCTGGCGTGATATTGCCCAACTTCCCGCAGAAGGGCTAACGCCTTTACCGGAAAATGACGTGCCTGAACAGGCATATCTGGGCGTGCTGGGAATGCCAGGCATGACCGCCTGGACCGGCCTCAACCTAATTGCCGAATGCAAGCCGGGCGACAACGTTTTAGTGAGCGCGGCAAGTGGTGCGGTTGGCTCGCTGGCCGTTCAGCTGGCGAAAGCAAAGGGCTGCCATGTCGTTGGCATTGCGGGCGCGGCTCATAAGCTCGCATGGCTTGAATCATTAGGCGTCGAGCCTGTCAGCTATCAAAACCGAACCGCGCAAGAATTAAGCGATGCTATTAAGCTTGCCTGCCCTAACGGCATCGACGTGTATTACGAAAACGTTGGCGGCATCTGCCTTGAAGCAGCGCTCAGCCAGCTAAATGAAGGTGCGCGCATCGCCGTTTGCGGCATGATCGATAGCTATAACGCTGAAGCGCCAGCGCCCGGCCCCAGCAACCTTTCTCAACTGCTGATACGTAAAGCGAAGATGCAGGGCTTCATCGTTTCTGATCACTGGTCAAGCTACCCCTATTTCCTAAACGAAGTGACTCCCCAGGTAGAAGCAGGCAAGCTGGTGTACAAAGAAACCATCAAAGAAGGCTTGGAGAGTACGCCTGATGCCTTCCTTGCGCTGTTTGAGGGTGGCAACACCGGAAAAATGCTGGTTAAGCTATAG
- a CDS encoding septal ring lytic transglycosylase RlpA family protein, protein MGARKRLIRTICLAAIVSCSAANSAFAHETEIQEGVASFYSDRFQGATTASGEPFDQQALTAAHPSLPFGTKVLVTRPDTGQEVEVLINDRGPFVQGRIIDLSKRAAVKLGMLRRGTAPVMVTLLD, encoded by the coding sequence ATGGGAGCCCGAAAAAGACTAATCCGAACGATTTGCTTGGCAGCGATTGTATCATGTAGCGCTGCCAATAGTGCCTTTGCACATGAAACAGAAATACAGGAAGGTGTCGCCTCGTTTTACAGCGATCGCTTTCAGGGAGCCACCACCGCCAGTGGGGAACCCTTTGACCAACAGGCACTTACTGCGGCTCATCCGAGCCTGCCTTTCGGAACGAAAGTACTGGTGACACGCCCGGATACAGGGCAAGAAGTAGAAGTGTTGATCAATGACCGTGGCCCCTTTGTGCAAGGGCGAATCATTGATTTATCTAAACGCGCGGCGGTTAAGCTTGGCATGCTCCGACGCGGTACGGCACCGGTGATGGTAACGCTGTTGGATTAA
- a CDS encoding DMT family transporter encodes MHPVHSPVIFPRWYSIGAALVAVMLWSAAPLLAEFAKTTPPLQLTALTLLAGALATLPLSRRVNVAASGLGWQCSVWVGVPLLIFGAVSTYFIGMRLAPAAEAALITYTWPVLFVLLTQWSRFGRLRLAGVLGALIAFSGAALLLVPQAISGGLGGATTGYALALLAAFCWAIYSWLTQAAPVAITPLLPGLLLVASAIAAGASLLLEGHLTLPSGEALLAGIALGLGPYGVAMVAWDKALRWGHTSLVGSLAYGVPILAALLLVLAGMSVLDWRLPAAAVLVVTGCIKAGR; translated from the coding sequence ATGCATCCCGTTCACTCCCCCGTCATATTTCCACGCTGGTACAGCATTGGCGCGGCGCTGGTGGCCGTGATGCTTTGGAGTGCGGCACCGCTACTGGCTGAATTCGCCAAAACCACGCCACCCCTGCAGCTAACGGCACTAACGCTACTGGCTGGGGCGCTAGCAACGCTCCCCTTAAGCCGCCGCGTCAACGTCGCCGCCAGCGGCTTGGGCTGGCAGTGCAGCGTGTGGGTAGGCGTTCCGCTGCTTATTTTCGGCGCCGTGAGCACGTACTTTATTGGCATGCGTTTAGCGCCCGCCGCTGAAGCGGCGCTGATTACCTATACTTGGCCCGTGCTGTTTGTTCTGCTAACCCAATGGAGTCGCTTTGGTCGCTTACGCTTAGCCGGCGTTTTAGGCGCACTGATTGCGTTTTCAGGCGCGGCGCTGCTGCTCGTACCCCAAGCGATCAGTGGCGGCCTAGGTGGCGCGACCACTGGCTACGCACTGGCACTTTTAGCAGCCTTTTGCTGGGCTATTTACTCGTGGTTGACTCAAGCGGCGCCGGTAGCAATCACGCCGCTATTACCCGGGCTGCTGCTTGTTGCTAGCGCTATCGCTGCGGGCGCTAGCCTGCTATTGGAAGGACACCTTACGCTGCCCAGTGGAGAAGCACTTTTGGCAGGTATCGCGCTGGGGCTAGGCCCGTACGGGGTAGCGATGGTGGCTTGGGATAAAGCCCTTCGCTGGGGGCACACCAGTTTGGTGGGCAGCCTTGCTTACGGCGTACCCATTTTAGCCGCCCTGCTTCTGGTCTTGGCGGGGATGAGCGTTCTTGACTGGCGCCTGCCCGCGGCGGCGGTGCTGGTCGTCACTGGCTGTATCAAAGCGGGCCGCTAG
- a CDS encoding LysR substrate-binding domain-containing protein, whose product MRAPTLDLTLLRTLVAISDTGSVTAAAKRLDYTQSTVSMQLQRLEAQLALTLHEREGRRIRFTSEGERLLSHARRLLALNDEAWSDMQARQVTGDLTLGIPEDYASLLPSVFAYFHQLYPAVGLRVICGTSALLVEQVKAKALDLALVTRQRNSPGGDVIRREPLMWAVGINQQPLLSDPLPLALYSPGADVFREVAEQALQAAGRSWRVAYTSQSMTGLAPIVTAGLAVVVVTRSMLTPSLRPLDESSGLPALPMIELALHRAPHRPSEPARRLAELIREQLAVSTEAL is encoded by the coding sequence ATGCGTGCACCGACGTTGGATCTCACTTTACTGCGTACGCTGGTTGCCATTTCTGATACCGGCAGCGTGACCGCGGCGGCTAAGCGTTTGGATTACACTCAGTCGACGGTCAGCATGCAGCTACAGCGATTAGAAGCGCAGCTAGCGCTTACGCTGCATGAGCGAGAAGGGCGACGAATACGCTTTACCTCGGAAGGAGAGCGCCTGCTTAGTCACGCGCGCCGCCTGTTGGCGCTTAACGACGAAGCGTGGAGCGATATGCAGGCGCGCCAAGTCACCGGTGATCTTACCTTGGGGATTCCCGAAGATTACGCGTCGTTATTGCCCTCCGTGTTTGCTTACTTCCATCAGCTTTATCCGGCGGTTGGTTTAAGGGTTATTTGCGGCACTAGCGCACTGCTCGTTGAGCAAGTTAAGGCCAAAGCATTGGATTTGGCGTTAGTGACTCGCCAGCGCAACTCCCCCGGTGGTGATGTCATCCGCCGCGAGCCGTTGATGTGGGCGGTAGGCATCAATCAACAGCCGTTGCTTAGTGACCCGCTGCCGCTGGCGCTCTATTCCCCCGGCGCTGATGTGTTTCGTGAAGTGGCCGAGCAGGCGCTGCAGGCCGCGGGTCGCAGCTGGCGGGTTGCCTATACCAGCCAGTCAATGACCGGGTTAGCGCCTATCGTGACCGCGGGGCTTGCGGTGGTGGTAGTCACACGCAGTATGCTGACGCCATCTTTGCGACCTTTGGATGAAAGTAGCGGGCTGCCCGCGCTACCGATGATTGAGCTGGCGCTTCACCGCGCGCCGCATCGCCCTTCAGAGCCGGCGCGCCGTTTAGCAGAGTTGATTCGTGAGCAGCTAGCCGTGTCTACGGAAGCGCTATAA
- a CDS encoding cytochrome b: MHELDHYIYPHRMLHWLVAGAVLLSLASGLTLGFVGFDRILALVGSTLTNLLYTSHKTLGVLILLLMTLRIITRLAFVVPDHSPPLSAFERIVSTSVHHLLYLALIIMPLVGWAATASGGFPVEFFTWQLPGLIGRHEQLSEQLFIWHGWLAWIILGLVVLHVAGALFHWRIKRDNVMTRMSLFD, encoded by the coding sequence ATGCACGAACTGGATCACTATATTTACCCGCATAGGATGCTGCACTGGCTAGTCGCGGGGGCGGTACTACTCTCATTGGCCAGTGGTTTAACGCTGGGCTTTGTAGGCTTTGATCGTATCCTCGCCTTGGTGGGAAGTACGCTTACCAACTTGCTATACACCAGTCATAAGACGCTCGGCGTGTTGATCTTGCTGCTGATGACGCTGCGCATCATTACGCGCCTAGCCTTTGTGGTGCCAGATCATTCACCGCCGCTGAGCGCATTTGAGCGTATCGTCAGCACTAGCGTGCATCACCTGTTGTATTTGGCACTTATTATTATGCCGTTAGTGGGCTGGGCCGCGACGGCAAGCGGCGGGTTTCCAGTGGAGTTTTTCACGTGGCAGCTACCCGGGTTAATCGGCCGTCATGAGCAGCTGTCCGAGCAGCTGTTTATATGGCATGGATGGCTTGCCTGGATCATTTTGGGGCTAGTGGTTCTGCACGTCGCGGGGGCGCTGTTCCATTGGCGTATCAAGCGCGACAACGTGATGACGCGGATGAGCCTGTTTGATTAA
- the pncB gene encoding nicotinate phosphoribosyltransferase codes for MTATYRDGPIITSLLDTDWYKITMMQGVHHKYPNASVTWEFRCRNSEDLAPYLSEIRDQIDQLATLKLSVEESAYLSTINYLTPDFIRFLELFRFRPEYVDVFMEDQELCIVIDGPWSHSILFEIVLLAIISEVRNRVLYPDITIEQAVNQLRYKLDTLRENYTSEQLAGLNLADFGTRRRLSQPVQEAIITVLNQEFPGNFVGTSNVDLARRHGLAPMGTMAHEWVMAHQQLGSRLVDSQRAALEAWVQEYRGHLGIALTDTITLDAFLRDFDLYFAKLFDGLRHDSGDPLHFAEKCIQHYKTLGIDPRSKTLIFSDSLTFDKAMALKTTLEGRIKTSFGIGTTLTCDVPGLKPMNMVIKMVACNGQPVAKISDEPGKTSSRDQGFVKYLKRVFQVEH; via the coding sequence ATGACAGCCACTTACCGCGACGGGCCGATCATCACCTCGCTGCTGGATACCGACTGGTACAAGATCACCATGATGCAGGGGGTACACCACAAATACCCCAACGCCAGTGTTACCTGGGAATTCCGGTGCCGCAATTCGGAAGATTTGGCACCGTATCTGAGCGAGATTCGCGATCAGATCGATCAGTTAGCCACCCTCAAGCTCAGCGTCGAGGAATCGGCTTATCTCAGCACGATTAACTATCTCACGCCGGACTTTATACGTTTCCTAGAACTGTTTCGTTTCCGTCCCGAGTACGTTGACGTGTTTATGGAAGACCAGGAGCTATGCATCGTCATCGACGGCCCCTGGTCGCACAGCATACTGTTCGAAATCGTGTTATTGGCGATCATCAGCGAAGTACGTAACCGCGTACTTTACCCTGATATCACCATTGAGCAGGCGGTGAACCAGCTGCGCTATAAGCTCGATACGCTGCGTGAAAACTACACGTCCGAACAGCTGGCAGGCCTGAACCTTGCAGACTTTGGCACCCGCCGTCGGCTTTCTCAGCCGGTGCAGGAAGCCATCATCACGGTATTGAACCAGGAGTTCCCGGGCAACTTCGTGGGCACCAGCAATGTCGATCTCGCTAGGCGCCACGGGCTCGCGCCCATGGGCACGATGGCCCACGAATGGGTGATGGCACATCAGCAGCTCGGTAGTCGTCTAGTCGATAGCCAGCGCGCGGCGCTGGAAGCCTGGGTTCAGGAATACCGCGGACATCTTGGTATCGCACTCACCGACACCATCACGCTGGACGCCTTCCTGCGCGATTTCGATCTGTACTTTGCCAAGCTTTTCGATGGACTTCGCCACGATAGCGGCGACCCGCTGCACTTCGCGGAAAAATGCATCCAGCACTATAAAACATTGGGCATCGATCCCCGCAGCAAGACGCTGATTTTTAGCGATTCGCTAACGTTCGATAAGGCGATGGCGCTTAAGACAACATTGGAAGGCAGAATCAAAACAAGCTTTGGCATTGGCACCACGCTTACCTGCGACGTACCCGGCCTAAAACCCATGAACATGGTGATTAAAATGGTTGCCTGCAATGGCCAGCCGGTGGCCAAAATCTCCGATGAGCCCGGCAAGACGTCGTCACGAGACCAGGGCTTCGTCAAATACCTTAAGCGGGTATTTCAGGTAGAGCATTGA
- a CDS encoding multidrug ABC transporter permease/ATP-binding protein, producing MELVRLVLRHYRWPFLGAIGLSLLSAGLGVGVIAFINQRLIEVGSLAALPQFLGLLALLLAITLATQLALTVLGHHFVFDLRSRLVKRILDSDIERLEQLGNSTLLASLSSDVRNITIGFVRLPELIQGVALTLASIAYLAWLSPQMVVITVLWIAFTMGVGWVLVSRVYRHFRLVRESEDRLYKDYQSAIEGRKELALNRDRAQRFFDETYTANARDYLYHIIRADTYHLSAGNWSNIMMLGAIGVVFFMANGLGWATPAVAATFALALLFLRTPLIQAIGAWPTLISAQVAFDKLASLELADYQPGFSVDDSLHTWQRLELVDVSYHYPASAQGEGFHVGPVSLTLERGEQVFLIGGNGSGKSTLARLLTGLYRPQSGQIKVDGQVLTPAQWHAFRARFASVFTDFHQFDQAMGPGGLAADPQTVATWLERLQMQHKLQWEGDRVTNTQLSQGQRKRLALLLAIAEKREILLLDEWAADQDPQFRRLFYRELLPHLRDMGITVFAISHDDSYFEHADRLLEMSKGQLSELKGEQRALASADAVAQINI from the coding sequence ATGGAGCTGGTGCGCTTAGTACTTCGTCACTATCGCTGGCCATTTTTGGGCGCGATAGGTTTGAGCCTGTTAAGTGCTGGCTTAGGGGTGGGCGTCATTGCGTTTATTAATCAGCGGCTGATTGAAGTAGGCAGCCTGGCCGCGTTACCGCAATTTTTGGGCTTATTGGCATTATTACTCGCCATCACGCTGGCGACACAGCTGGCGCTGACCGTGCTTGGGCATCACTTTGTCTTTGACCTGCGCTCACGCCTAGTGAAGCGCATCCTGGATAGCGATATCGAGCGACTGGAGCAACTGGGCAACTCAACGCTGCTGGCGAGTTTATCGAGCGATGTGCGAAATATCACCATTGGCTTTGTGCGCCTGCCGGAGTTGATTCAAGGCGTGGCCTTAACGCTTGCTTCAATCGCGTACCTGGCTTGGCTATCGCCGCAAATGGTGGTGATTACCGTGCTGTGGATTGCATTCACCATGGGCGTGGGCTGGGTGTTGGTGTCGCGGGTCTATCGCCATTTTCGCTTAGTGCGTGAAAGTGAAGACCGCTTATATAAAGACTATCAATCGGCCATTGAAGGGCGCAAAGAACTGGCGCTCAATCGCGATCGAGCGCAGCGCTTTTTCGACGAAACCTATACCGCTAATGCCCGTGATTATCTCTACCACATTATCCGTGCCGATACGTATCATCTCAGTGCCGGCAACTGGTCCAATATTATGATGCTTGGGGCCATTGGCGTGGTTTTCTTTATGGCTAACGGGCTGGGCTGGGCAACGCCTGCCGTCGCCGCCACGTTTGCGTTGGCGCTGCTGTTTTTACGCACTCCCTTGATTCAAGCCATCGGCGCTTGGCCTACCTTGATTAGCGCGCAGGTGGCCTTTGATAAGCTGGCAAGTCTGGAGCTTGCCGACTACCAGCCAGGCTTTAGCGTCGACGATTCGCTGCACACCTGGCAACGGCTTGAGCTGGTTGACGTTAGCTATCACTACCCGGCCAGTGCGCAGGGTGAAGGATTTCACGTAGGCCCAGTCAGCCTGACGCTAGAGCGCGGAGAGCAGGTGTTTCTGATTGGTGGCAACGGTAGCGGTAAGTCAACGTTAGCGCGGCTATTAACGGGGCTCTATCGTCCTCAAAGTGGCCAGATAAAGGTGGATGGCCAGGTGCTAACGCCGGCTCAATGGCACGCCTTTCGAGCGCGCTTTGCGAGCGTATTCACCGATTTCCATCAGTTTGATCAAGCGATGGGCCCGGGTGGGCTTGCTGCTGATCCACAAACGGTGGCAACGTGGTTAGAGCGGCTGCAAATGCAGCATAAACTGCAGTGGGAGGGAGATCGAGTCACTAATACGCAGCTGTCACAAGGACAGCGTAAGCGTCTGGCGCTGCTGCTCGCGATTGCTGAAAAGCGGGAAATCTTATTGTTAGATGAGTGGGCAGCCGATCAGGACCCGCAGTTCCGTCGTTTATTCTATCGTGAACTGCTGCCACATTTGCGCGATATGGGCATCACGGTGTTTGCTATCAGCCATGACGATAGCTATTTCGAGCATGCCGACCGGCTGTTGGAAATGTCGAAAGGACAACTAAGTGAGCTTAAAGGCGAGCAGCGAGCGCTGGCTAGCGCCGACGCGGTAGCGCAGATTAATATCTAG
- the fhuF gene encoding siderophore-iron reductase FhuF, whose protein sequence is MSLALRQPQIFEPSLAACYTGPLANFTPPLIGGTPPREAFSTARWRDAHWLKEDLARMAEQYPGGDLRAVASIWSKWHFSALALTTLAANLLLNRELPVGLNDLQVILNDKGCTSRLWLPHEGTPLTTHAPYGRFATLIEQHWTPLIEQLAAISGAAPRVFWSNAGSYIDHFINVLAEHPLVNADALEAAKALLETRTLANGKRNPLFQPVRYVQPNGNEGVKRVRKLCCLRYLLEELGTCGTCPLEGCNIEAKKRARTKQAAC, encoded by the coding sequence ATGTCCCTCGCCCTGCGTCAGCCGCAAATCTTCGAACCTTCATTAGCCGCCTGCTACACAGGGCCGTTAGCCAACTTTACGCCGCCCCTTATTGGCGGCACGCCCCCGCGGGAAGCCTTTAGCACTGCCCGCTGGCGCGATGCCCATTGGCTGAAAGAGGATCTCGCCCGAATGGCGGAGCAGTACCCTGGCGGGGACCTGCGAGCAGTCGCCTCTATTTGGTCGAAGTGGCATTTCAGCGCGCTGGCACTGACGACGCTCGCGGCCAACCTGCTGCTTAATCGCGAACTGCCGGTGGGGCTGAACGATCTTCAGGTCATCCTTAACGACAAGGGCTGTACCTCACGACTATGGCTACCTCACGAAGGCACGCCATTAACGACCCACGCCCCATATGGTCGCTTTGCGACGTTAATCGAGCAGCACTGGACACCGCTAATTGAACAGCTAGCGGCCATTTCCGGCGCGGCGCCGCGGGTATTTTGGAGTAATGCAGGGAGCTACATCGATCATTTCATCAATGTGTTGGCGGAGCATCCGCTCGTCAACGCAGATGCTCTTGAAGCGGCCAAAGCACTGTTAGAAACACGCACCTTGGCGAACGGTAAACGCAATCCGCTCTTTCAACCGGTACGTTACGTTCAGCCTAACGGCAATGAAGGGGTAAAGCGGGTGCGCAAGCTGTGTTGCCTGCGCTACCTGCTGGAGGAATTAGGCACCTGCGGTACCTGCCCGCTTGAAGGCTGCAATATCGAGGCAAAAAAACGTGCCCGAACCAAGCAAGCCGCTTGTTAA
- a CDS encoding TonB-dependent receptor — MSLSSPSWRTLTFVLLGALPMPSMVWAQASSGNNAPLDTVTVIGEATVRGDTLSPAFAGGQVAAGARIGSWGQRNAADVPFNVIGFTAELIDNQQADTLADVLINDASVQSGFGYGNYAEKFQIRGFELDGEDISYGGLYGVLPRQVIATNIAERVELFKGANAFANGVSPSGSGVGGAINIEPKRAADAPLTRLTTGVTGSGYVESGIDVGRRFGDENQFGVRANVVRGRGDTAINDEERRATSAVVGLDYRGERGRASLDIGHQAHNVNGGRSVVYAGAGLTAVPDAPSADANYSPEWANTDLRTNFAMLRGEYDITGSWTAYAALGGNNTRESGLYASSTVNNTQGDATTGQLRVPYRAESVGGQAGLRGAFDTGAVSHQLDLGYSSVYRTTRSAYELASPGLPTNIYRPADIAVREPAFAGGDMNDPNLRSRIRNNGVSLSDTLGFLDDRLLFTLGARYQEVEVTNYDYDGDFDARFSDTRLSPVYGIVVKPTDSLSLYANHIEALQPGDTAPTRAVNAGQSIGLVEAEQNEVGAKLDLGTIGGSLSLFEIEQPNAFIDAETGVFGYYGEQRNRGVELSVYGEPVEGVRLLSSAMWIDPELVRTDNGANQGNDAVGVPNYRLVVGSEWDIPQAPGWTLSGRAVRNGSQYLDPANQLEVDAWTRWDLGVRYAMPLNQNTLTLRANIENLTDENYWASATGGYLTQGEPRTVKLSAALDF, encoded by the coding sequence ATGTCGCTGTCTTCCCCTTCCTGGCGCACGCTCACCTTTGTGTTACTGGGAGCGCTGCCGATGCCCTCGATGGTGTGGGCGCAAGCATCTTCCGGCAATAATGCCCCGCTTGATACGGTCACGGTGATCGGTGAAGCGACCGTTCGCGGTGATACGCTTTCGCCTGCGTTTGCCGGTGGCCAAGTAGCTGCCGGAGCGCGCATTGGCTCCTGGGGGCAGCGTAATGCTGCCGATGTGCCGTTCAACGTCATTGGGTTTACCGCTGAGCTTATTGATAATCAGCAGGCGGACACGCTGGCCGATGTGCTTATTAACGATGCGTCGGTGCAAAGTGGTTTTGGCTACGGTAACTATGCTGAGAAGTTTCAGATTCGTGGCTTTGAACTGGATGGTGAAGATATCTCTTACGGTGGGCTTTATGGCGTATTGCCTCGCCAGGTGATCGCGACCAATATCGCCGAACGCGTTGAGCTGTTTAAAGGCGCCAATGCCTTTGCTAACGGCGTTTCGCCCAGTGGCTCGGGCGTGGGTGGCGCGATCAACATTGAGCCAAAACGAGCGGCGGATGCCCCGCTGACGCGGCTAACCACCGGGGTGACGGGCAGCGGCTATGTGGAAAGTGGTATAGACGTTGGGCGGCGCTTTGGCGATGAGAATCAATTTGGCGTGCGCGCTAACGTCGTACGCGGCCGCGGCGACACCGCGATTAATGATGAAGAGCGGCGGGCAACGTCTGCCGTGGTTGGGCTCGATTACCGCGGTGAACGTGGCCGTGCTTCGTTAGATATTGGCCATCAAGCTCATAACGTCAACGGTGGCCGTTCGGTCGTCTATGCTGGCGCGGGTCTTACGGCGGTTCCCGATGCACCCTCCGCGGATGCTAACTATTCGCCAGAGTGGGCGAATACCGATTTGCGCACCAATTTCGCGATGCTGCGTGGTGAGTACGACATTACCGGCAGCTGGACGGCGTATGCCGCACTGGGTGGCAATAACACGCGCGAAAGCGGGCTTTATGCATCGTCAACGGTTAACAATACGCAGGGTGACGCAACCACTGGCCAGCTGCGCGTTCCTTATCGTGCGGAAAGCGTTGGCGGCCAAGCGGGTCTGCGCGGAGCGTTTGACACCGGTGCGGTGAGTCATCAGCTGGACCTTGGCTATTCAAGCGTTTATCGCACCACGCGGTCGGCCTATGAATTAGCCTCGCCTGGCTTACCTACCAATATCTACCGGCCGGCTGACATTGCCGTACGCGAGCCTGCTTTTGCGGGTGGAGATATGAATGACCCCAATTTACGTAGCCGTATCCGCAACAACGGCGTATCGCTTTCCGATACGTTGGGCTTTCTGGATGATCGCCTGCTCTTCACGCTAGGGGCGCGCTACCAGGAGGTCGAGGTCACCAACTATGATTATGATGGCGACTTTGATGCTCGCTTTAGCGATACGCGCCTTTCGCCCGTGTATGGCATCGTAGTAAAGCCGACAGATAGCTTGTCACTTTACGCCAATCACATTGAAGCGCTCCAGCCAGGCGACACCGCGCCAACAAGAGCGGTAAACGCGGGCCAGAGCATTGGTTTGGTCGAGGCCGAGCAAAACGAGGTGGGTGCTAAGCTAGATTTGGGTACTATCGGCGGCAGTTTGAGTCTGTTTGAAATCGAGCAGCCCAATGCCTTTATTGACGCTGAAACCGGTGTTTTTGGCTATTACGGCGAGCAGCGTAATCGTGGCGTGGAGCTCAGTGTGTACGGTGAGCCGGTGGAGGGGGTGCGTTTGCTGAGCAGCGCCATGTGGATTGATCCTGAGCTGGTTCGCACCGATAACGGCGCTAATCAAGGCAACGACGCGGTGGGAGTGCCCAACTACCGCTTAGTAGTCGGCAGCGAGTGGGATATTCCTCAGGCACCGGGCTGGACATTGAGCGGGCGCGCGGTGCGTAACGGCAGTCAGTATCTAGACCCCGCCAACCAGCTTGAGGTCGACGCCTGGACCCGCTGGGACCTTGGGGTTCGTTACGCCATGCCGTTAAATCAGAACACGCTCACCCTGCGTGCCAATATCGAAAATCTGACCGATGAGAACTACTGGGCTTCTGCGACCGGCGGTTATTTGACTCAAGGCGAGCCTCGTACGGTCAAGCTTTCTGCTGCATTAGACTTTTAA
- a CDS encoding ABC transporter substrate-binding protein, with amino-acid sequence MTRCLRNGLLALICLSSLSNQAIASTAIVTLDWTIAETLIALDNPPVGLAEIPQYQRWAGAEQLPPGVIDIGLRAQPNRELIAQLAPDHILLSPLYMRLSEQLRTVAPVTALDTYQLGEPLWQRLERTTHTLAALIGSEDAAVAMINGLETYLNQQKTQLAEQPPLLVVQFIDARHLRVFGEHSLFQAVLERLGLSNVWQHPTNQWGFSTVALEELLSYPNAAIVVVEPLPAGMSDHFSGNALWQHLPAVQADRIIRLPAVWSFGGFPSAARFAELLSEALLAR; translated from the coding sequence ATGACACGTTGCCTTCGCAACGGGCTATTAGCGTTGATCTGCCTGAGTTCTCTCTCTAATCAGGCTATCGCATCAACCGCTATTGTGACGCTGGACTGGACGATTGCCGAAACATTGATAGCTCTGGACAATCCGCCCGTAGGGTTAGCAGAGATTCCCCAGTATCAGCGCTGGGCCGGCGCCGAGCAGCTACCGCCAGGCGTTATTGACATTGGCCTTCGCGCACAGCCCAATCGCGAGTTAATCGCTCAACTAGCGCCCGATCATATTTTGCTTTCGCCACTGTATATGCGCCTAAGCGAACAGCTTCGTACCGTTGCCCCCGTCACCGCGCTAGACACCTACCAGCTCGGCGAGCCCTTGTGGCAACGCCTTGAGCGCACGACCCACACCTTGGCGGCGTTGATCGGCAGCGAGGATGCAGCGGTTGCGATGATCAATGGGTTAGAAACCTACTTGAACCAGCAAAAAACGCAGTTAGCAGAGCAGCCACCGCTACTCGTTGTGCAGTTCATCGATGCACGGCATCTGCGCGTGTTTGGCGAACACAGCCTTTTTCAAGCGGTACTTGAACGCTTGGGGCTGAGCAATGTTTGGCAGCATCCAACCAATCAATGGGGGTTTTCAACGGTGGCGCTAGAGGAGTTGCTGTCCTATCCCAATGCGGCCATTGTCGTCGTTGAGCCACTGCCCGCGGGGATGAGTGACCATTTTTCGGGTAATGCGCTGTGGCAGCACCTTCCAGCCGTGCAGGCAGATCGCATTATTCGCCTACCGGCAGTGTGGAGTTTTGGCGGATTTCCATCAGCAGCACGCTTCGCTGAGTTACTCAGCGAAGCGCTACTAGCTCGTTAA